The DNA sequence TTACGTGCATCAGTGGCCATTCCTCAACCAGCAGGAATCATGTGCCCCAGATACAAACAGCCATCTCAGCAAAGACAGGAGTGGCAAAACCCTCGGGGCCAGGGGACCCTTGTACAGTTCTGAAATTACAACAGCTAGGGTGATTTGAAAACATGGCTCCAAAATTCTTTGTTCCTTCCCTTGAAATCTAGGTGGGCTCGTGACTGGCTTGACCAGTAAGTTGCACAGAGCTGACAGTGTGTGACTTCTGAGGCAGGGTTCCTGGGACACCGGCTCCTGGAGCCCTGAGCCTGTAAGAAGTCTGACAACCCTGAGGCTGCCATGCTGTAAGGAAGCCCACGGCACACAGAGGTCACGTGTGGATGCTCCAGGGGGTGGCCCTAGCCTTTGAAACCATCCCAGTGCTGGCTCCAGACTGAGGCTTCAGATGATTTCAGAACCTTTTCACCTTACACCCCAAACTTTGTAGAGCAGAGACAAGCCATCCCTTTTGTTCCCAGtctggattcctgacccacaagTTCCATGAGTATAATTAAATGACCGTTTTTAGCTGCAATGTTTTGGAGTAAATTGTTATGCAGCTTTAATAATGGGAACAATAGCTTAAGGTGTTGAGCAATAATTATGTACTTgatttaagcactttacatggatTAGCTCCCTGTTAGCCCTCACAACTGCTTCATGAGATAGGGACCATTACAATTTatcccattttatgaatgaggaaactgagacaaaaGGAGGTGAAGTATCTTGTTTGCTTAACAAACAAGTAAATAAGATGTATAGTGCTCAAGACACACACTAGGCTATAGCCGAGCTGAGAGTCAAGCCCGGTTTGGGGGTAATTAGGTTCTTATTCATCAGGCTGTACTGCCTTTCTCAAGCAGAGAAGAGCCCAATGAGGCCTCTTGGCCATTGCCATGTGACAATTCCTCCATCTGTGAGTATCTGGAATTGTCACCAGTCCACCTGGTACAGCGGGGCCTGAGCTATTCCACTGCTGTGTGACAACCCATAGAAGTTAATCATGGAAAAGGGCATGAAGTCCCTTGATCTTTGATTTGCATTAAGTCATGAGGATGTTGGCATGCTTGCTGTCATGCTCTCTCCCTCCTAGAAAATAGAGAATCCTTCTTCACTTGTAACCCCAAATGAGAGAAAAGTTCTAATGGGACCTTTCAAAGGCATATTTGATAACTGCTTCCCTTGAGGGTGGACAGGACCTACTGACTCATTTCTAACAAACAGAATACAGCAAAAGTGGTGGAAATCATTTTTGAGAGTAGGTTATAAAAGATGGTGATTCATGTTTGCTCACTCATTCACTCTGACAAAGCCACCTGCCAGTTGGGAGCTGCCTGATGGAGAGACCCACATGGCAAGAATTGAGGGTGACCTCCAGGCAACAGCCAGTGAGCAACTAAGGCCCTGAGATCAATAGCCTGTGAGGAACTAAATCCTGCCATTAATAATAACCACATAGACAAATAAGACAGTCTGTGACAATTCAGTACAGAGACACCAGAGCTTATAAAAGTTGAATTTTCCCTCCTCTGAGAAGTCAAGgagggcttccctgaggaagtgacatttgagctgagaatGCTGAGAATGGAAGGCCCTATGGCAAGAGAGAGCCTGGCAagaatgagagacagagagatggcaAATGTGTTTGAAGATCAGTGAGCAAAGGGGAGTGTGATGAGAGATGAAGTTGGAAAAAGGACTTTGGGGTCTCATGCAGGACCTCATGGGTCTTTATCCTAAGCACAATGGGGAGCCATTGAAAAGTTTTAAACTAGGTTTCCTGCCATTGAAGCCAGAACCAGTCTGACCACAGCAAGCCTGGGACTTGTAAATATGTTTACACAGAGGATTTTCCAAAGGAGGGGCTCAAACAGGTTCAGTAACCATGGAGATGGCTATGTGGACATTAACAATTATGGTAATGAAGCCACAAATATGAGAAACTGGACATTATAAGTAGAATTGGTTCTGGGTGAGCTTTGAGTAGTCTGTGCAGATGAAAGTTGCTGGAAGCCACATTAGGCCAACATAAAGGGTCTGATGTCTGAAAAGGTGACCTGCCCTCTGTATGAATGAAATGCAGGGGCCGCGGAACTGAGAGTTGGTGTCATAGCAACCCTTGGACCAAAGGGACTTTCTTTAGCATTCACACAGTGTATCAGGCTCCTGTGGCTGCCCCCCAGGGGCTACACccagctcccttcctccctgCACATCTCCAGCTTCCTCTGCAGATAAAGCAAAGACACAAGGGCCAAAACACTCAACCATTCTCTGGTGGAATAAGCCAGGGTTCTTGCTGCAAGTTACACAAACGGCACTGCCCCTGTGTCTGTGCAGTGACACTCAGGACATGGAATAAAGGAAGGGCTTCTATAGTGGATAATGGCCCTGGTGTTCCCCCATGACACCACCCAATGGGAGGTCCCTTCCCGCAGAAGAGTGGGTGGATGCTACGAGTCTACTTATAATAGCTATTGCATTAAGCCGTCcacaaataaaaatgactttcatTTATGGAATGCTTATCATGTGCCCAGCATAGTTCCATGTATTCTACCTCTAgatactcatttaatcctcaaaaaaaCCCTCTAAGATGGATATTAACTACAATcttattttataatgagaaacTAAAgcctgagaggttaagtaacttgctgttCCTCAAACATGTTAAGCACATCTCTGCCCAAGGGCCTTTGTATtttctattccctctgcctggaatttgTTTCTCCCAGGAATCCATTCACAggactcaaatgtcaccttttcaTGGAAGCTTTCTCAATAATCTTATTTAAAATTGCGCCACTACTCCTCACCCTGCCACCGTCCTCTCTACTTCCCATAAAGTTACCATAAAACTTATCACCCCAAATAGCATGCTTTTAAGAGTGAAGAGGGAACATTATTTGTAGTGTTGGTTTATTTATAGTGCTAGGGCAACAGGTAAAAACTGGGGCTGTCGCTGACAAACAAGGATGCATGTCATCTTAGCCATCCctcttccctattttatttttctccatagcacctATTACCCCAGGTCAACTATATAGTatccttttttatttgctttttgtctgtttccACCTAgtaaaatgtaagctccatgagggtggGATTAGATTCTGTTTGTTCACTGGTGTGTCCTAAGGGCTAGCCTAGCCTAGggtattcactcaataaatatgtgttgaatgaattagtgatgaatgaatggacattTGGTGCTGATGGGTAGAAAGTAAGGAGAGGCTAAAGGGTCTCCTTCCAGGTCAGCCTTAGGCTCAGAAAGGTCTAAGGCTGAAAGAAAAgtcctctcctctgcctcccccgCCTCCTCCACTGCTAGGCTGTTCTACCCAGAGTCCAGCTGTCCTCCACAGCCAGAGGGGAGGCCTTGAAGGGCCATGCCTGCCTCAAGCACTTCCCTTCCAGCAGGAAAAGTCCTTTGGGACActgcctctgctcctgccctttCAGCTCCCAGCTTGTCTCCTTGCTCCAGCCACATGGAGTGGCTGGGCCttctccagcccagccctgccctgtgtCTGTTCTTTCTGCCTGGTACCTGAGTACCCCCTCCTCCCCCAACTACTCCACTTAGTTGAAGGAGGACCAACCTGGGAAACTCGAGGGCAAAGGTACAGGGTAATGAGACACACTTGGCAGGCATGTAAATAGGCACAAAACTTTGAGAGAGCAGGCAGTTTGGCTGATGgatcaatttaaaaatgttcagtaaTATCACTTGCAGAGATGTCCTTAGAAACACTTGAGGATGCCTAAAAAACCTGTTCATTGCAGCTTTGTTTGTGAGAgaacaaagaagagagagagagagaaacaaaacaagattGTAAATAACTGTTTAGTAATCCGGTGTCAAACCCCCCTCCAAAAAAACGCAAAGTTGTGAAACAATTAGGTGCGTTTATTTGGGGTCTTAGGGATTGCAGTAGATTCAGGGAGAAACTCAAATGTATGCTCCAGAGGGAAAAAGGCTTAcagtttttaaaggcaaaaaggtGAACTCCAGGGGGGCTTACATCATTGctttgaaagaattaatatagaCTAAAACTATTGTAACCTACATTTAGCTATACATAATTGGTTGCTAAGGTTATTCACTAGTCAAAAAGTCCACTTTGCTGCAGGCAACAGATATTTGTCCAAGATGCTTAGGGTTTGACAGAATACAAAATTTAATGTTCTTCTGAGAAGTTTCAGACAAGAGGACCAGCGTCGACCCTATTTCCTTAATAGCCCCCTGACATTATTTTAGTTTACTCGCATTGTCAATGTTAAAACCCATTTTGTCTATATTTACAGTGGAAAGAAACGATATACAatggcctggggtggggcaaATTGGTGATGGGAGTTTTTTCGTGTGCACAAATTTCTCTAAGAATTTGTTATAGCTTgtaatatctgaaattaaaaacaaaaacaaaaaatatacaaacagcAAACGTTTGTTTGCTAAGCACGACCAAATTCAGTTTAGGTTCtgtctcatctggaaaatgttccCTAATTCCACCTTCCCCGCAGCCTCATCAACCCCAGCACCCTCTCCGAGTATCAATTGTTCTTTTATGTTACATGGGTTTTCATCACTTTAACCTATTACTTCTGAAAGCATTCAATAAAGGGTAGCTCTTATCCTAGCTCTAAAGACGATGTCAGACGCGCGGTTTATTATTTCCCCGCCGACTCTAACTAGGGTAAGCCCCTTTTGGAGGAATTCAGGAGCTAAGTAAGCGACAAGGTGTTCCAGAAAGAGAACTCCTGGGGGTACAGCTTCCCGGACCCGGAGATTCCTGAAAAGAGAGGAAATTCCGAAAAAGCTTTTCGCGACAGGTATCGAAGTTTTCCTGAAAGAGCAGAAGAACTCGGAGACAGAGCCACTAAAACCAACGGCCGGAGGGACCGAGGGCTTCTGCAGAGAGCCGAGGAGCAGGACGAGCTGCTTTACCGAGAGTTGACGAGGGCTTACGGAGATGGCCGAAGAGCTTGGAGGCGGGGCCATAAGAGCCTTTCTCAGGGCCAAAGAGCCGAAAGGCTGGGAGGCGGAACCACTTCCGCAGGGCTAAGTGTCGGCACCGAGTGGCCGACGAGGTCCGAAGGCTTCCGGAGCAGCCGAATCTTCTCCGATAGCTTCCGGAGAAAGCCGAGGGCTCCGAGAAGGGACGCTGAGGTGGAATCATGGCGGCGTCCATCGCTGCTGGGGTTGAGAAGATCGAGGAGCCGGCTCCGGAGGCTGAGGCGCTGGCCGCGGCCCGGGAGCGAAGTAGCCGCTTCTTGAGTGGCCTGGAGCTGGTGAAGCAGGGCGCCGAGGCGCGCGTGTTCCGCGGCCGCTTCCAGGGCCGTGCAGCCATGGTGAAGCACCGCTTCCCCAAGGGCTACCGGCACCCGGCGCTGGAGGCTCGGCTCGGCCGCCGGCGGACGGTACAGGAGGCTCGGGCACTGCTCCGCTGCCGCCGCGCAGGTGAGGCGGCCCGCCTCGGGGGCGTGTGGGGGCCCGAGGCTTCGGGGCCTGGGCGACATGGGTGAGGGACTCCCTTACGCTCGGTGCTGCCATTTGTCCGTTGGTGCCTCCTGCTTTGGCCTTCTGCTAAAACAGTCAACCTTTCATCCCCGTCTTCGTTCATAAATTCTTATGGACCCTCCTAGCCGTGCAACAACAAGCATTTGTCCTGGAGCCTTTGCACCTGGTTTAAGTTCCCCGCTCTGCTTGTGTGTCTCAGCGCTGAGCATGGTATGTAACCGCCCCGAGCCCCAGGCCCCGCATTTGTACGGTCTTCCCCGTCTGTACAATGTTCCATCACTGTGTCTCCCCTCATGACTTTTAAGAAGCAGTTATAAGCTCAAGTACATGCCTGAAGCCAGGCTCTCTGGGTTCAAATACCGACACCACAACTTCATATGGAGCCTTTCAACGTGTTACTTAAgtcctcagcctcagtttcctcggcTGTAAAAGAGTGTTAGTAGCAATATCTGTCTCAGGGTTGTTGTGACCGGTAGAATAAGGTATGTGTGCCGTTGGTGATGTTTGAATATATGACTGGCACACAGCCCTCAGTAAACGTTAGATTTCATTAAATAGTTTCCTTGCTTTTTCACTGAAACGCTGTTGTACACCATCCCCGTAAACCTTGAACTCAGaagagaaacaggctcagagaggggaagtaacttccaaaaggtcacacagctagtaagtgacccAGTCGGGCACTCAGGCCATATCCTTCTGACTCAGAAACACTGGCTTTTCACATTTATACACCCTACCTTTCTTTATTTCAATAATATTTGTTAAGCACTTGCTGTACACCAGGACATAGTTACTTGCTGGGAGAGCTAGAGGAAATTCGGTAGTGAACAAGCAGACACATTTCTACCCTTGCTTGGATTTAATGAAGATATCTGTGGgttcatattttcagttttcatccCCCCTAAGATATAAGGTCTATTAAACAGGGATCCTGGCTACCTCCTTTCCTGCTGTACCCCCACCAGTAGGTCTCCAGTATCTACAAGTTTTGAGCATTATTGATGCTAATAAGGATGCACTGAATCTTTGAATTCAATTAATGCATTGAATTCTTGGATATATTGCTCTCATGTTACAGAAGCAGAAACAGAGGCTTACAGAAGTtaatgtgactttttaaattaaggtattattgatacatacttttatgaaggtttcacatgaaaaagcaatgtggttccTACATTCTCCCGTTATTATCATGTCCcacctataccccattgcagtcactgtccatcagtatagtaagatgccacagagtcactcacTATTTGCAAGAAGTTAATGTGACTTAAAGGTTATACAGCTAATAAGTGAGTTGGGATTGGAACCCATCCTTTTGACTGCAAAGAATCTCTAAGCCAACATACTGCTTGACCTGTTCATGTCTTTGTGAAATTGAAGTTGCTCTGACTGGACTATACTTACATTCTggcactttgttttattttttagggaATAAGTGTGATAAAGTTGGCATGCTGTTTTTTAGGGAATAAGTGTGATAAAGTCCAATCCTAAAGGTTGTGAAGGAGGAGGGAGCTTTGGCTCCACTGAATTTAGCTATGAAGTGGTTTAAGGCATAGTCCTGTAAGACATGAGCAGGGGGAACTTTGGATGAGTTTTGTACCATTCTGTAGCACTCCTAAATCTCTTTCCTAAAATAAGCAGATACATATACTGTATAAAACTGGTTAAAAAAATCTGGAATTTCCTCAAGTATACACTGTAAAAAATCTTTAGAAATTAAGTttaccattagaaaaaaaaaagaatcttaattCAATAACCACATATGTCTTGATTGCAGGGATATCTGCCCCAGTTGTCTTTTTTGTGGACTATGCTTCCAACTGCTTGTACATGGAAGAAATTGAAGGCTCGGTGACCGTTCGAGATTACATTCAATCCACTATGGAGAATGAAAAAACTCCCCAAAGTCTCCTTGGTTTAGCCAAGACAATTGGGCAGGTTTTGGCTCGAATGCACGATGAGGACCTCATTCATGGTGATCTCACCACCTCAAACATGCTCATGAAACCCCCCCTGGAACAGCTGGACATCGTGCTTATTGACTTTGGGCTGAGCTTCATTTCAGCACTTCCAGAAGATAAGGGGGTTGACCTGTATGTGCTTGAGAAAGCCTTCCTCAGTACCCATCCCAATACTGAGACTGTCTTTGAAGCCTTTCTGAAGAGCTACTCCACCTCCTCCAAAAAGGCCAGGCCAGTGCTAAAAAAATTAGATGAAGTGCGcctgagaggaagaaagaggtccATGGTTGGTTAGAAGAATGTTTGACAGCCACAGATAGTTAAGCTGTTTACTTAGACCTAAATAAAGGTCTGAGATATTTTTAAGTGCTGTCTGTGGTCATGGTGGTTAAGTGTCATTATCATCTGCAGTTGACTGTTCTCAAGAACTTAGTATGTACATAAGTCATGTTCTAGGCAGAATTGGGTGTTTAAGATTAATCTAGGACAGGCTTTCTCCCCATTTGTGACATACATACCTGAGATACACTGGCATGGCGTTACAAAACATTGAGTCACATAATGAGAACATTGTTCTCTTGTCAGTCCTGGTAAGACAAGGACAAAATCTCAGTTGGTGACAGTATGTCCTTAGCAGCCTTCTAATCCAGCTTTTTTGATGTATACATGGCATATTTTTCTTGAAACCAGTGTAGTGGTATACAACCAGCATTTTAAAAACGAAGTAGAATTATAGACTAGAAAATGCAGTGAGCTACATGTAGAATTATATTGTTTCATGAAACTTGTTTCAGATATACATAGACAAGGATATGTACTGGGGTttgatataaaatacatttcttgaTGAATGTTATGCTAAAGAAAAATACTGCTGAACTCcagtttctgtctttttaaaaaagtgggcTCGTAGCTTTCAGGCAACTGagatttatgttattttatacaacactggtttttttgttgttgctctgTATTTTTATGGTTACTTTCTAATTAAGACAGGTATGGATATAAAGTCCCCTTATAGTTTACACATGTTAAAAAGTAAGTCTATATCACGGACAGTGAgtagatagagaaaaaagaaagagtagaTAGTGAAGTGGCTTGGGAATGACTGAAGTTGGATAAGGCCTGGCTTAAGGGAAGACTTTGGAAAACCGAGATAAGATGCAGAGTGCCACTAATTACCTCACATTTAACCTTGCCCACCCTCGGTTTCTCCTCACCACCACCCAAAAGGTGTGTGTGGGGAAGTATAATAAAGTACTTTCTTCCTTGTCAGCttcaactaaaaaataaata is a window from the Manis javanica isolate MJ-LG chromosome 5, MJ_LKY, whole genome shotgun sequence genome containing:
- the TP53RK gene encoding EKC/KEOPS complex subunit TP53RK — translated: MAASIAAGVEKIEEPAPEAEALAAARERSSRFLSGLELVKQGAEARVFRGRFQGRAAMVKHRFPKGYRHPALEARLGRRRTVQEARALLRCRRAGISAPVVFFVDYASNCLYMEEIEGSVTVRDYIQSTMENEKTPQSLLGLAKTIGQVLARMHDEDLIHGDLTTSNMLMKPPLEQLDIVLIDFGLSFISALPEDKGVDLYVLEKAFLSTHPNTETVFEAFLKSYSTSSKKARPVLKKLDEVRLRGRKRSMVG